From the genome of Verrucomicrobiota bacterium:
ATTGAAGGGGTATCGAGGGATGGTGTTTTTGCTGAACCGGACATTGCAAACCCATCCGCCGTCAAAGTCAGCGTCGATCCCTCTGTTATCGGGGACGTGGTCCTTTTTATGAGTTACGAAACAAGCGGTGGAAAGATTGCATTTGGGCGGCCGATATTGGTTACGTCACAGGCTCCGTTTGGAGCGGTGTTGGACCACCTGGAAGTGCTCCCCGATGGTGTCACCGTACTTCCCGGCGAAATAATCAGGCCCGATATCGTGGCGGTATACGATGATGGATCCAGGGTTACAAAATGGTATACCCTTGAAGATATCGAATCGGTGGTAAGTTCCAATCCCGAAATGGTTTCCGTCGCTCAACAACCGGATTGGCTGGCGTTGGAATCAGGTTCGGCAACCATCACTGTCAATGCCTTCGGTATGACAGCTCAAAGCGAAATCACTGTTCAACCCGCTACCCCGACCCTGGGATATGAAGCCTGGAAAACTCAGTTTTTTTCTGAGACAGAATTGGCTGATTCATCCGTTTCCGGTTCATCGGTCGACGGCGATGGAGACTCCCTTGGTTTGTTTCTGGAATTTATAACCGGGGGGCACCCAAATATTCAAAACTTCAGCCATGTTCCGAGAATTGCCAGTCTTGATACGGGTGAAGGGTCGCGGAAAGTTTTCCAATTGCGAATCTCGACCAAAACCGAAGGTGAGACGGTTACGATTCAGCGATCAATGAACCTGGATAATTGGGATGATATTCTGACAATCGGGAATGAACTCAATCTCTCGAACCCCGATATCGTCGACTACATAGAAGGAGAATCTTACATTGAGTTGTTTTTGAAGATAGATTCTCTTTCTTCCACTTTCTTTCGTGTATTTATCGAATCTGAGACTCTTTAAGATTTTTGGAGCGACTGATAATCCAACCCTTCGGGAAGTCTTCGGTGCCTGCCGGTTTTTTCACAATTCCTGTATGAGATAGAGCCGCTTCTCTCCGTCGCCTTGATTGCCGAGTATGAGTGCTGGCTTCCAGCGACAAATCTCAAGCTGAATCCTGGCAATGATAACCGGGTATTGATTTATGAGAACGGAATCGCCAATTGGGAAGGCGAGGACATCGACCAGAATGATCAAATTCCGGATTGAGAGCTTTAGGAAATGTAGAGGTAGCTTGCTGCCGATTCTAATTTCAATTGATTGAGGAAACTTTCGCGACCAAGGTCGCTCCTACTTATATACGATATCCCAATTACCTTGAATTCGTATCAGAATATACCAAATACTTTCTGGCATGACTACTCCTAAGAATACCTCCACACAACTTTGGGTCATTGGCCTGTTTGCAGCAATGTTTTGTATTAGCTGTCTACCCAATTTTGCTGCTGAAAAACCCAACATCCTCTACATCACATTCGACGACATGAACGACTGGGTGGGGTGCCTGGATGGTCACCCGCAAATTCAGACTCCGAACATCGATCGCTTGGCGGAGCGGGGTGTCCTGTTCACCAATGCGCATTGTGCAGTGCCGGTATGCAGTGGATCCCGGGCGGCTACCTGGACTGGTTGGTCTCCCGTTAAAAACGGGGTTTACGGCAACGGTCAACGGATCGAGAAAACAAGCCCCAATGCAATTTTTCTGCCGCAAGACTTGGCGTCCCAAGGATACCTGACCATGGGGACCGGAAAATTGCTGCACGGCAAAAGTGAAATCATGCTGCAGGAGTATGGCCCTGGTTTTGACAAGTGGATGCCTATTCTCGAAGAGGAGAGGAAGATATCCAAGGCAGATATCGACGCAGGCGGTCCTTTTGTGAAGCACGAGATTTCCCGTCTTGGCATTACCATGCCGTTGAACGAGATGCCGCGGGACAGAGAACCTCTTTCGAGCACTATTGAATCTTTTGATTGGGGAGTGATTGATCGTCCGGACGAGGAGTTTTCCGATACACTCTGTGCAGATTATGTGGTGGAGAAATTAAAGCAGAAGTTCGATAAACCGTTCTTTCTCGGAATGGGTATTTACCGTCCTCACCAACCCTTGTGGGTGCCCAAACGATTCCACGATCTCTATCCGCCGGAATCCGTTATCCTTCCGAGCGTGTATCAGGATGACCTGAAAGATGTTTCAAAAATTGCCCAGGACTTCGGGCGGTATGCCGTAACGAGTGGAGCCCACAAAACCACGGTCGAGTGGGGGCAATGGCGGAACGCGGTGAGTGCTTATATGGCCTCTATCAGTTTTGCGGATTATTTGCTCGGAAGGGTGCTTGATGCACTCGACGCTTCACCCTACGCCGACAACACCATGATCGTTATGTGGTCAGACCATGGTTGGCAGCTTGGTGAAAAAGAACATTGGGGAAAGTTCACTGCCTGGGAACGCTCAACGCGCGTGCCATTGATCATTGTCCCTCCCAGAAATGCGCAACCCAAAGGGTTCAAGCCGGATACCCATAGTGAACGTCCTGTTTCTTTGCTGGATGTATACCCGACCGTAGTCGATATACTCGGACTTGATAAACGGAATGATTTGGATGGGAGATCGCTGCTGCCGTTAATAATGGATCCTGGTGCGAAGTGGAACCGGCCAGCCGTATCGGCAATCGGCCGCGGCACTTTTTCAGTTCGCGACTCCCGCTGGCGTTACATTCGCTACTTCGACGGATCTCAAGAGCTCTACGACCTGAAAGCCGATCCGGATGAGTGGACCAACGTAGTGGATGATCCGGCCAATGCCAAAGTTGTAGCGCGGCTGTCCAAACAGATTCCAACCGAAGACGGATACAAGCATTTCGTTCGTTACGGTGAATACAAAGCGGTGATTCCCGAGGACGGATCACGGATGCTTCTCTACGGACCCGGCTCAGCCGTGATCTATGAGGACAAGGATGTTTCAAAGGATCACCCTGATATTGTACAGGCAATAAACTCCTATCTGAAATCCAATCCAGAAGCTGGCAAGTACCTGGCCATATCCAAGTGAATAACGCGGAGGACGAGGTCATCGAGTTCCGGGGAAACGGAACCTTTTTAATGCATATTAACCATAGGTAGTCGCAATATCACTGAAATTGGTAGGGCTCGATCGCCGAGCGAGCCATCTTGGAATCGGCGGTTTACGGCGAAACCGCCCTACCTGATTCAGCGATGATTTTGGGTTTTAAAAATGTTTTAGGTAACCCGGTTCTGGGGACGACCATCCAGGTAGGCCAGTACATTGTCGACGGCACCACCGTTCAGGAGGTCAACTCCTTCGGGAGTCATGTCGGCACAGTGAGGTGTCAGGATTGCGTGCTCACAGGCGAATAAGGGATGATCGGGTGGGGTAGGTTCCTCCTCAAACACGTCAATACCAGCTCCCATGAGATGTCCTGAATTGAGTGCATTGACCAGTGCCTGTGTTTCTACAACAGCTCCACGTGACCCGTTTAGAAAGATGCTGTTTGGTTTCATCTTCGAATATGCTTCGGCACCTATTAAATGTCTGCTGTCTTTCGTAAGCTTCACGTGAACGCTGATCACATCGGATTCCTGGAGCACCTGATCCAGCGATTTGAAAGTTACGCCCAAGTCCCTGGCTCGCTCTTCTGTCGGGTTATAGGTCCAGGCAATTACCTTCATCCCGATTGCGAGTGCCAGCCTGGCCATTTCGGCTCCGATGGCACCCGTGCCGATGATTCCAAGCGTTCTTCCTCGAAGCATCAGATTGTCGATACGCGGCCAAGCACCTTTTTTCATTTCGGAAGTCAGGAAGGTAACACGCTTGGCAACCGCGAACATGAGACCAAACATGTGCTCTGCAACCACGGGAGCGGTTCTGCCTGGCTGGTTGGAAATAATAATACCGCGTTTTTTTGCCGCCTCGAGATCAAACATGTCGGTGCCAATCGAGCAGGTTGTGATCATTTTCAAGTCGGGCAGCTGCGCGAACTCTTCTTCACCCCAGGTTACCGATGCCCGTGTATTCATGATGACTTCGGCTCCGGATACACGGGCAATCTTATCCGCCATATTTTTGGGCGGATCTGTATGCATAATAAAATCCCCCCGGCCTGTTAAGCGGTCAAGATGCGGAGAATTTTGAATCTGAGGTGGATAGTCTCCGGGGACCACAATCTTTGTGTTTTGATGAATTGAATCAGAAGAAGACATGTCCTTATTTAGGCTGGCGTTCCCACCATTGAGACGCTCCGGTCTCGTTGAAGTAAGGTAGCTTGATTTGTCAATGTCGGCAAAGCTCAAACCTTCAGAAAATGGTTTTCTTAAATCCTGAGCGATCTCGTTTATACGTCCGACACCGCTTGATCGTAAAACGCCAGGTAATCATCGGGCGTGTCGCCTTCACGGAAAGCCATGGCACTGCGCGGGTGACGATTCATTTGGCCGGTAATATTGTAAGGAATTGAAGGCCCCCAATCCCGTTCCTGTTTCATCGGTAAGATGGTATGTTGGATAACATCAAGCACCGGACGCAGTTTGAATTTTGGATTTCTGAGGAAGCCAAGGAGCAGTTCCATCGGGCAGTTTCCTGCACCACGACCTAACCCCAGCATGGTCGCATCAACCCGGTTGCTTCCCAGGATAATGGCTTCGATTGTATTGGCGAAAGCCAGTTGAAGATTGTTGTGCGCATGCATGCCCACATCCATTCCTGTCCCCTCAACAGCATCCGCGTATTTGTTAACCAAATAATCGATTTGTTCGCGAAAGAGGTTCCCAAAGCTGTCGACCACAACGATCGCTTTGGCGGGTGACTTCGCGACTATCTGTAGGGCTTGATCGATGTCGGCCTCGCTGACGATCGAAATGGCCATGATGTTGAAGGTCGTTTCATAGCCAAGATCATGGCAGTGTTGAACCATTTGGGCCGCCTCAGAAATCTGATGAACGTAGCAGGCCACCCGGATCATATCGAGCACGCTGTCTTTAGCCGGAATGATTTGCTTCTTCCAGTCACTTTTGCCTCCTGCATCCGCCATGGCGCAAAGCTTCAGACCGGTTGCCTCAAAGGTATGATCTCCAACGACGCGTCGCATATCCTCCTCATCGCAGTGACGCCATGGACCGTATTTATCCTTAGGGAACTGTGCATGCGAATTTTTATAACCAATCTCCATGTAATCGATGCCTGCTGCGATACATGCATCGTAAACCGCGCGTACTTGCGCATCGGTAAACTGCGAGTTGTTGATAAGTCCACCGTCGCGAATCGTACAATCTGTTACTTTCAATTCGGGGCGGTAGGTAATCCAAGGAGCTGTATCTGGCATAGTTTAAGTCTGATTAAAAAAGAGGTTATAGAAAGAATGGAGGAGGGCTAGCAAGTTCAAGTTGTGCCAGGAATGGACTAAATTGTAATTTGTAACTTGCTAATCACCGAATAAGCGAAGTTCCAAAGGCTTTGAACAAGTTTTCTCTACTCGACCTGGGGTATCGATTAAAACGTTTGAACGGGATGCAATATCGGTTGAATCACAAATGGTATTCAGCTTCCAGTTACAAAAATATTTTTTATGGTATTGGTGAAGGATTAAAGAAACCCTGGTTTTTAGGAAAATATTTTTATGGTTATTCAAAAAATGACTGTAAAAACCTTGGTTCCTTGTGGTAATTTATTATCAATTCTTGTGGTACCCATCCAAGGCCCTTTACCGGAAGTTTCAATAAATATGGCTAAGAACCTCGCATGAATGAACATTTGGAAAGACCCAAGGTTGGCATTATTATCCTGAGTTGGAATCGAAAGGATGAAATTATTGCCTGTTTGGACTCTGTTGCGGTCTTGAATTATCCCAATTTCCAAGTCTACGTTGTGGACAATCATTCGAGTGACGGATCTTTGGATTATCTTTCTTTGGAGGAATCCGGGGGCAGACTGATACTTATTAAAAATAGTGAGAACTTTGGATATACCGGAGGTAACAACCTTGGGATGAAGGCGGCTTTAGGGGATGATTGCGACTACCTTTGGTTGTTGAACAACGATGCCGTCGTGGAGCCCTCGTCTCTTTCTTATTTGGTCGATTACGCAGAGACCTCACCCAGGTTGGGACTATTATCGCCTTTGATTTCTTTCATAGACGAACCAGATTCGTTCACAGAGTGTGGAGCTAGAATAAACTGGTCGAAGCAGGAAATGGAAATTGCAGA
Proteins encoded in this window:
- a CDS encoding aldolase catalytic domain-containing protein, coding for MPDTAPWITYRPELKVTDCTIRDGGLINNSQFTDAQVRAVYDACIAAGIDYMEIGYKNSHAQFPKDKYGPWRHCDEEDMRRVVGDHTFEATGLKLCAMADAGGKSDWKKQIIPAKDSVLDMIRVACYVHQISEAAQMVQHCHDLGYETTFNIMAISIVSEADIDQALQIVAKSPAKAIVVVDSFGNLFREQIDYLVNKYADAVEGTGMDVGMHAHNNLQLAFANTIEAIILGSNRVDATMLGLGRGAGNCPMELLLGFLRNPKFKLRPVLDVIQHTILPMKQERDWGPSIPYNITGQMNRHPRSAMAFREGDTPDDYLAFYDQAVSDV
- a CDS encoding NAD(P)-dependent oxidoreductase translates to MHTDPPKNMADKIARVSGAEVIMNTRASVTWGEEEFAQLPDLKMITTCSIGTDMFDLEAAKKRGIIISNQPGRTAPVVAEHMFGLMFAVAKRVTFLTSEMKKGAWPRIDNLMLRGRTLGIIGTGAIGAEMARLALAIGMKVIAWTYNPTEERARDLGVTFKSLDQVLQESDVISVHVKLTKDSRHLIGAEAYSKMKPNSIFLNGSRGAVVETQALVNALNSGHLMGAGIDVFEEEPTPPDHPLFACEHAILTPHCADMTPEGVDLLNGGAVDNVLAYLDGRPQNRVT
- a CDS encoding sulfatase — translated: MTTPKNTSTQLWVIGLFAAMFCISCLPNFAAEKPNILYITFDDMNDWVGCLDGHPQIQTPNIDRLAERGVLFTNAHCAVPVCSGSRAATWTGWSPVKNGVYGNGQRIEKTSPNAIFLPQDLASQGYLTMGTGKLLHGKSEIMLQEYGPGFDKWMPILEEERKISKADIDAGGPFVKHEISRLGITMPLNEMPRDREPLSSTIESFDWGVIDRPDEEFSDTLCADYVVEKLKQKFDKPFFLGMGIYRPHQPLWVPKRFHDLYPPESVILPSVYQDDLKDVSKIAQDFGRYAVTSGAHKTTVEWGQWRNAVSAYMASISFADYLLGRVLDALDASPYADNTMIVMWSDHGWQLGEKEHWGKFTAWERSTRVPLIIVPPRNAQPKGFKPDTHSERPVSLLDVYPTVVDILGLDKRNDLDGRSLLPLIMDPGAKWNRPAVSAIGRGTFSVRDSRWRYIRYFDGSQELYDLKADPDEWTNVVDDPANAKVVARLSKQIPTEDGYKHFVRYGEYKAVIPEDGSRMLLYGPGSAVIYEDKDVSKDHPDIVQAINSYLKSNPEAGKYLAISK